One segment of Elusimicrobiota bacterium DNA contains the following:
- the secF gene encoding protein translocase subunit SecF, whose product MEFFHQRTHIDFIGNRYKFFAVSGIITILSVVVLAVRGLNYGIEFTGGNVTQITYEKPVAIHEVRLDAEKTASKDAGIQQFTGTNTFTIRIKGEGEGSAESVDKFLAELQAARPDNKFRIDQKDYVGPAVGKHLFRQALLAIVLSLLGIVVYVAFRFNNLVWGLAGVLSLVHDVLFLFAFYSFMRSEFNLTLVAAILTLAGYSINDTIVVFDRMREKMRIYRKENLGQVINQSMNETLSRTVITVLTVLIAVVALYIFGGPVIHDFAMGMTWGTILGCYSSVAIAAPLVYQFEVGHGERAAEGSAPAAGDLPPAPSPSEAPKGPQSSRAERRRRNK is encoded by the coding sequence ATGGAATTCTTCCACCAGCGGACCCACATCGACTTCATCGGAAACCGCTACAAGTTCTTCGCGGTCTCCGGGATCATCACGATCCTGTCCGTCGTCGTTCTCGCCGTGCGCGGCCTGAACTACGGCATCGAGTTCACCGGCGGCAACGTGACGCAGATCACCTACGAGAAGCCCGTCGCCATCCACGAGGTGCGCCTCGACGCGGAGAAGACCGCGAGCAAGGACGCGGGCATCCAGCAGTTCACCGGGACCAACACCTTCACCATCCGCATCAAGGGCGAAGGAGAGGGCTCGGCCGAGAGCGTCGACAAGTTCCTCGCGGAGCTGCAGGCGGCGCGTCCCGACAACAAGTTCCGCATCGACCAGAAGGACTACGTCGGGCCGGCGGTCGGCAAGCACCTCTTCCGGCAGGCCCTGCTGGCGATCGTGCTCTCGCTGTTGGGCATCGTGGTCTACGTGGCCTTCCGCTTCAACAACCTCGTCTGGGGCCTGGCGGGCGTGCTCTCGCTGGTCCACGACGTCCTGTTCCTGTTCGCCTTCTATTCGTTCATGCGCAGCGAGTTCAACCTGACCCTGGTGGCGGCCATCCTCACCCTGGCCGGCTACTCCATCAACGACACCATCGTCGTCTTCGACCGGATGCGCGAGAAGATGCGCATCTACCGGAAGGAGAACCTCGGGCAGGTCATCAACCAGAGCATGAACGAGACGCTCTCCCGGACCGTGATCACGGTCCTGACGGTGCTCATCGCGGTCGTGGCGCTCTACATCTTCGGCGGCCCCGTCATCCACGACTTCGCCATGGGCATGACCTGGGGCACCATCCTCGGCTGCTACTCGAGCGTCGCCATCGCGGCCCCGCTCGTCTATCAGTTCGAGGTCGGACACGGCGAGCGCGCGGCGGAGGGCTCCGCACCCGCCGCCGGCGACCTGCCGCCCGCTCCGAGCCCGTCGGAAGCGCCGAAGGGCCCCCAGAGCTCCCGCGCCGAGCGGCGGCGCAGGAACAAGTAG
- the ruvA gene encoding Holliday junction branch migration protein RuvA, whose product MIAFLRGRVLERSAERVVLDAGGVGYEVCVNGATSARLSGEGGEAALHVVESAALYGGTVTLYGFLEREEKELFLCLKENVPGTGAKKALEYLDKASRSLPDFHRAVLEGDAKVLSAVFGFTRKTAEKLLAGLKGKLGGIEVRGPERVLRAGRAEAGTLSRAVEALSALGYKPSESAPAVESIARELGGREASVEEILRMALKRL is encoded by the coding sequence GTGATCGCCTTCCTGCGCGGCCGCGTGCTCGAACGCTCGGCGGAGAGGGTCGTCCTCGACGCGGGCGGCGTCGGCTACGAGGTCTGCGTCAACGGCGCGACCTCCGCGCGCCTGAGCGGGGAGGGCGGCGAGGCCGCGCTCCACGTCGTCGAGAGCGCGGCGCTCTACGGCGGGACCGTCACCCTCTACGGCTTCCTCGAGCGCGAGGAGAAGGAGCTCTTCCTCTGTCTCAAGGAGAACGTCCCCGGGACGGGGGCGAAGAAGGCGCTCGAGTACCTCGACAAGGCCTCGCGCTCCCTGCCGGACTTCCACCGCGCCGTCCTCGAGGGCGACGCGAAAGTCCTCTCCGCCGTCTTCGGCTTCACCCGCAAGACCGCCGAGAAGCTCCTCGCCGGCCTCAAGGGCAAGCTCGGCGGCATCGAGGTCCGCGGGCCCGAACGGGTCCTGCGCGCGGGGCGCGCGGAGGCCGGGACGCTCTCCCGCGCCGTCGAGGCGCTCTCCGCGCTCGGCTACAAGCCTTCGGAATCCGCGCCCGCCGTGGAGTCCATCGCCCGCGAGCTCGGCGGACGCGAAGCGAGCGTCGAGGAGATCCTGCGCATGGCCCTCAAACGCCTGTGA
- a CDS encoding lysophospholipid acyltransferase family protein — translation MRIPWRSEFHGPLRTLAPYLAAAWIRLIGLTSRVCWHGLEHVRPFEERGEPVIYAFWHQRQILFAWTHRGRGVTTLVSRSRDGELIAKALSLMPLATVRGSSSRGAASAARELLDLLAAGVTVAITPDGPKGPARSVKPGVLYLAQKSGRSIVPIANATTRRREFTRSWDRFLLPLPFSRISVRLGAPVRVAPGDDLAAKAAELERALEETTRRCEEDLR, via the coding sequence TTGAGGATCCCCTGGCGCTCCGAATTCCACGGGCCCTTGCGGACGCTGGCGCCGTATCTGGCCGCCGCCTGGATCCGCCTCATCGGCCTCACCTCCCGCGTCTGCTGGCACGGACTCGAGCACGTGCGTCCTTTCGAGGAGCGCGGGGAGCCCGTCATCTACGCCTTCTGGCATCAGCGCCAGATACTCTTCGCCTGGACGCACCGGGGCCGAGGGGTCACGACGCTCGTCAGCCGCAGCCGCGACGGCGAGCTCATCGCGAAGGCCCTCTCCCTCATGCCGCTGGCGACGGTGCGGGGCTCCTCCTCGCGCGGCGCGGCCTCGGCCGCCCGGGAGCTCCTCGACCTGCTCGCCGCCGGCGTCACCGTCGCCATCACCCCCGACGGCCCGAAGGGCCCCGCGCGGAGCGTCAAGCCCGGGGTCCTCTACCTCGCGCAGAAGTCCGGCCGTTCCATCGTCCCGATCGCGAACGCGACGACCCGCCGGCGCGAGTTCACGCGCTCGTGGGACCGCTTCCTCCTGCCGCTTCCCTTCTCCCGCATCAGCGTGCGCCTGGGCGCGCCCGTCCGCGTGGCCCCCGGCGACGACCTCGCGGCCAAGGCGGCCGAGCTCGAGCGCGCGCTCGAGGAGACGACGCGGCGCTGCGAGGAGGACCTGCGATGA
- a CDS encoding SpoIID/LytB domain-containing protein has protein sequence MKRAALKGVLALLLLLHCFGADASSGPAAPSAALERVSRSIVQIGLFSRVKKAVLRPEAPFVATDQSDGRSHPLPQGRAFEVRASRGGGVRLGDMSLGGIVRLTPKNPGGSVLVGTRRYRGNLLLKPGEGGTVTVVNELGLEEYLYGVLPREMSPDWPLEALKAQAVVARTWALNNLGKYAELGYDLTDDDRSQVYSGLDVEDERARRAVRETAGQTLSWKGAPLNVFFHSCCGGHTAPATAVWGGEEKPPKPLRGVRDRWCADSPHARWTAYFTDDTILEALQGRGMMGARLERIAPGERDGSGHLKEIRLRVDGRSFTVRAGDLRSWLGAADIKSSQIWRIVRRRHGWEFVGRGYGHGVGLCQWGARAMADDAKSYRKILSHYFPGADIVVRDELR, from the coding sequence GTGAAGCGCGCCGCGCTCAAAGGAGTCCTGGCGCTGCTCCTCCTCCTCCATTGTTTCGGCGCGGACGCCTCGTCCGGCCCGGCCGCCCCGAGCGCGGCGCTCGAGAGGGTCAGCCGCTCCATCGTCCAGATCGGCCTCTTCAGCCGCGTCAAGAAGGCCGTGCTGCGTCCCGAGGCGCCGTTCGTCGCGACGGATCAGAGCGACGGCCGCTCCCATCCCCTCCCGCAAGGGCGGGCCTTCGAGGTGCGCGCCTCCCGGGGCGGCGGCGTCCGGCTCGGGGACATGTCCCTGGGCGGCATCGTGCGCCTCACGCCGAAGAACCCCGGCGGCAGCGTGCTCGTCGGCACGCGGCGCTACCGCGGGAACCTCCTCCTCAAGCCGGGAGAGGGCGGGACGGTGACCGTCGTCAACGAACTCGGCCTCGAGGAGTACCTCTACGGCGTCCTCCCCCGGGAGATGAGCCCCGACTGGCCGCTCGAAGCCCTCAAGGCGCAGGCCGTCGTCGCCCGCACCTGGGCGCTCAACAACCTCGGGAAGTACGCCGAGCTCGGCTACGACCTCACCGACGACGACCGCTCCCAGGTCTACAGCGGGCTCGACGTCGAGGACGAGCGCGCGCGCCGGGCCGTCCGCGAGACCGCGGGCCAGACCCTCTCCTGGAAAGGCGCGCCCCTCAACGTCTTCTTCCACTCCTGCTGCGGCGGGCACACCGCGCCGGCGACCGCGGTCTGGGGCGGCGAGGAGAAGCCGCCGAAGCCCCTGCGCGGGGTCCGCGACCGCTGGTGCGCCGACTCCCCGCACGCGCGTTGGACCGCCTACTTCACCGACGACACGATCCTGGAAGCCCTGCAGGGCCGCGGCATGATGGGGGCGCGTCTCGAGCGCATCGCCCCCGGAGAGCGCGACGGTTCCGGCCATCTCAAGGAGATCCGCCTGCGCGTGGACGGGCGCTCCTTCACGGTCCGCGCGGGGGACCTGCGCTCCTGGCTCGGGGCGGCGGACATCAAGAGCTCCCAGATCTGGCGCATCGTCCGACGCCGCCACGGCTGGGAGTTCGTCGGCCGCGGCTACGGCCACGGCGTCGGCCTCTGCCAGTGGGGCGCGCGGGCCATGGCCGACGACGCCAAGAGCTACCGCAAGATCCTCTCCCACTACTTCCCGGGGGCGGACATCGTCGTGCGCGACGAGCTGCGATGA
- the secD gene encoding protein translocase subunit SecD, which translates to MSKLQLKWAGVLALVVLSCAALYPSFDWYSKTPQERDRLEAGRLRPRWLLNLGLDLRGGTHLLMELDVTKLPQDADIKDALDRAIEIIRNRVDQFGVAEPLIARQGERWIVVQLPGITNTRSAKEIIGKTALLEFRMEDDTDKGRDARTKIAELGDPFTHADDGTATITPAAAKLVPAGDALFPGKENSFHLLKATAPVTGAMLESARVETGQNGIPIVSFKFKPDGGRIFGELTAANVGKNMAIVLDGLVYSAPVIKSPIRGGSGIIEGNFRMEEARNLAIVLRAGALPAPVKVIEERTVGASVGEDSIRSGLFACLIGGVLIVGFMLVYYELAGVFANFALFLNLLFLLAMMAYFGSTLTLPGIAGILLTAGMAVDANVLIYERIREELRAGKPVRIAVDAGYDRAFSAILDSNLTTLISAVFLFQFGTGPIKGFAVTLTLGLLCSMFTAITVTHMMFHAYLANRGVDKLHIG; encoded by the coding sequence ATGAGCAAACTCCAATTGAAGTGGGCCGGCGTCCTGGCCCTCGTCGTACTCTCGTGCGCCGCGCTCTACCCCAGCTTCGACTGGTACTCGAAGACGCCGCAGGAGCGCGACCGCCTCGAGGCGGGCCGTCTGCGCCCGCGCTGGCTCCTGAACCTCGGTCTCGACCTGCGCGGCGGGACGCACCTCCTCATGGAGCTCGACGTCACGAAGCTCCCCCAGGACGCGGACATCAAGGACGCGCTCGACCGCGCCATCGAGATCATCCGCAACCGCGTCGACCAGTTCGGCGTGGCCGAGCCCCTCATCGCCCGCCAGGGCGAGCGCTGGATCGTCGTCCAGCTCCCCGGCATCACGAACACCCGCAGCGCCAAGGAGATCATCGGCAAGACCGCGCTGCTCGAGTTCCGCATGGAGGACGATACGGACAAGGGCCGCGACGCGCGCACGAAGATCGCCGAGCTCGGCGACCCCTTCACGCACGCCGACGACGGCACCGCGACCATCACTCCCGCGGCGGCGAAGCTCGTGCCCGCCGGCGACGCCCTCTTCCCGGGCAAGGAGAACAGCTTCCACCTCCTCAAGGCCACCGCCCCCGTCACGGGAGCCATGCTCGAGTCCGCGCGCGTCGAGACCGGCCAGAACGGCATCCCGATCGTCTCCTTCAAGTTCAAGCCCGATGGCGGACGGATCTTCGGCGAGCTCACCGCGGCCAACGTGGGCAAGAACATGGCCATCGTGCTCGACGGCCTCGTCTACTCGGCCCCCGTCATCAAGAGCCCGATCCGCGGCGGCAGCGGCATCATCGAGGGCAACTTCCGCATGGAGGAGGCGCGCAACCTCGCCATCGTCCTGCGCGCCGGCGCCCTGCCGGCCCCCGTCAAGGTCATCGAGGAGCGCACCGTCGGCGCGAGCGTCGGCGAGGACTCCATCCGCTCCGGCCTCTTCGCCTGCCTCATCGGCGGCGTCCTCATCGTCGGCTTCATGCTCGTCTACTACGAGCTCGCCGGCGTGTTCGCCAACTTCGCGCTCTTCCTGAACCTGCTCTTCCTGCTCGCGATGATGGCCTACTTCGGCTCGACGCTCACCCTGCCCGGCATCGCCGGCATCCTGCTCACCGCCGGCATGGCCGTGGACGCCAACGTGCTGATCTACGAGCGCATCCGCGAGGAGCTGCGCGCGGGCAAGCCCGTTCGCATCGCCGTGGACGCGGGCTACGACCGCGCCTTCTCGGCCATCCTGGACTCGAACCTGACGACGCTCATCTCGGCGGTGTTCCTGTTCCAGTTCGGCACCGGCCCCATCAAGGGCTTCGCCGTGACGCTGACCCTCGGCCTGCTCTGCAGCATGTTCACGGCCATCACGGTCACGCACATGATGTTCCACGCCTACCTGGCCAACCGCGGCGTGGACAAGCTGCACATCGGATAA
- the queA gene encoding tRNA preQ1(34) S-adenosylmethionine ribosyltransferase-isomerase QueA has translation MTDSFRLADYDFAFPETAVASAPAEPRDSSRLLVLDRRLGTLEHARFSELGRWLRAGDCLVLNRTRVVPARLVGAKPSGGRVELLLLKELSPGTWTALASRVKAGGTILLDGAEAFVEAVADDGECLLRFSTTDVRGLMARLGTAPLPPYILKTRRSAGAPDAAPCDLARYQTVYADSDGSVAAPTAGLHFTPELLERLRGSGVRVAELVLHVGRGTFKPVVAEDVREHAMLPEEFEVPAPSAELLARTRAEGGRVVAVGTTATRTLETLARAPGTLRGSTALFIRPGHEFKGVDALLTNFHLPRSTPLLLACAFAGRERILDAYREALAKGYRLFSYGDSNLVL, from the coding sequence ATGACGGATTCCTTCCGTCTCGCCGATTACGATTTCGCGTTCCCCGAGACCGCCGTCGCCTCGGCCCCGGCGGAGCCCCGCGACTCCTCGCGCCTGCTCGTCCTCGACCGCCGCCTCGGGACGCTCGAGCACGCGCGCTTCTCCGAACTCGGGCGCTGGCTGCGCGCCGGGGACTGCCTCGTCCTCAACCGCACCCGCGTCGTGCCCGCGCGCCTCGTCGGAGCCAAGCCGAGCGGCGGGCGCGTCGAGCTCCTCCTCCTCAAGGAGCTCTCCCCCGGGACCTGGACCGCGCTCGCCTCGCGCGTGAAGGCCGGAGGGACGATCCTTCTCGACGGCGCCGAGGCCTTCGTCGAGGCCGTCGCCGACGACGGGGAGTGCCTTCTGCGCTTCTCGACGACGGACGTGCGCGGGCTCATGGCCCGGCTCGGCACCGCGCCCCTGCCGCCCTACATCCTCAAGACGCGGCGCTCGGCCGGGGCCCCGGACGCCGCTCCCTGCGACCTCGCGCGCTACCAGACCGTCTATGCGGACTCCGACGGCTCGGTGGCCGCCCCGACCGCCGGCCTCCACTTCACCCCGGAGCTCCTCGAGCGCCTGCGCGGGAGCGGCGTGCGCGTCGCGGAGCTCGTCCTGCACGTGGGACGGGGGACCTTCAAGCCCGTCGTCGCCGAGGACGTACGCGAGCACGCGATGCTGCCCGAGGAGTTCGAGGTCCCGGCGCCGAGCGCCGAGCTCCTCGCGCGCACGCGCGCCGAAGGCGGCCGCGTCGTCGCCGTCGGCACCACCGCCACCCGGACCCTCGAGACCCTCGCGCGCGCGCCCGGGACCCTGCGCGGCAGCACCGCCCTCTTCATCCGGCCCGGCCACGAGTTCAAAGGGGTCGACGCCCTGCTCACGAACTTCCACCTCCCCCGCTCGACGCCGCTGCTGCTCGCCTGCGCCTTCGCCGGGCGCGAGCGGATCCTCGACGCCTACCGCGAAGCGCTCGCGAAGGGCTACCGCCTCTTCTCCTACGGCGATTCGAACCTGGTCCTATGA
- a CDS encoding 3-deoxy-D-manno-octulosonic acid transferase, whose translation MRLLVYQLIYPFVALLILLKLAWSGRARALDETRADVLERLGVVTPPEDDGRPLLWVHAASVGETLSAAPLLKALSERPERARVLMTCSTATGRAKARALPGVDAAALAPADFLPCVALFLLRSRPRVLVLVESELWPMTLCAAAWSGARMGVVNGRITARAHRRYLALRGLFTSLLRRFERVAAQSEADAARFRALGVAPEALRSCGNMKYDGAPASEEARAAAAGIFARLGWTGAPVWVAGSTRPGEEKVLLDAHREAAGRRPALRLVLAPRHPERCGEAAGLLEAAGIPYVRWSELGEGPGAAPEGVGCLLVDRLGVLGGLYSWALASFVGGTLVPVGGHNLLEPARLGSPVLFGPHTEGIPEPAEMLVKTGGGCVVRSSGELAAKLEEWLESPVRRAVAGQGAKLAAEQFSGATQRTLEHLEPLLSIKP comes from the coding sequence ATGAGACTCCTCGTCTATCAGCTCATCTATCCGTTCGTCGCGCTGCTCATCCTCCTCAAGCTCGCCTGGAGCGGCCGCGCCCGCGCGCTCGACGAGACGCGCGCGGACGTCCTCGAGCGGCTCGGCGTCGTGACGCCGCCCGAGGACGACGGCCGTCCCCTGCTCTGGGTGCACGCCGCTTCGGTCGGCGAGACGCTCTCCGCGGCGCCGCTGCTCAAGGCCCTCTCCGAGCGGCCCGAGCGCGCGCGCGTGCTCATGACCTGCTCGACGGCGACGGGGCGCGCGAAGGCGCGCGCGCTCCCCGGCGTGGACGCGGCGGCGCTGGCGCCCGCCGACTTCCTTCCCTGCGTCGCCCTCTTCCTCCTGCGCTCCCGCCCCCGGGTCCTCGTCCTCGTCGAGAGCGAGCTCTGGCCGATGACCCTCTGCGCGGCCGCCTGGTCCGGCGCTCGCATGGGCGTCGTCAACGGCCGCATCACCGCGCGCGCGCACCGGCGCTACCTCGCGCTCCGGGGGCTCTTCACCTCGCTCCTGCGGCGCTTCGAGCGGGTGGCCGCTCAGAGCGAGGCGGACGCCGCGCGCTTCCGCGCGCTCGGGGTCGCTCCCGAGGCGCTGCGCTCCTGCGGGAACATGAAATACGACGGCGCTCCCGCCTCCGAGGAGGCGCGCGCCGCGGCGGCGGGGATCTTCGCCCGGCTGGGCTGGACCGGCGCTCCGGTCTGGGTGGCCGGCAGCACGCGGCCGGGCGAGGAGAAGGTCCTCCTCGACGCCCACCGCGAGGCCGCCGGGCGCCGTCCCGCCCTGCGCCTCGTGCTCGCGCCGCGCCATCCCGAGCGCTGCGGGGAGGCGGCCGGTCTCCTGGAGGCCGCCGGGATCCCCTACGTGCGCTGGAGCGAGCTCGGCGAGGGGCCCGGAGCGGCGCCCGAGGGCGTGGGGTGCCTTCTCGTCGACCGCCTCGGCGTCCTTGGAGGGCTCTACAGCTGGGCGCTGGCCTCCTTCGTGGGCGGCACCCTCGTCCCCGTCGGGGGCCACAACCTCCTGGAACCCGCCCGCCTGGGCTCCCCGGTGCTCTTCGGTCCCCATACGGAGGGCATCCCGGAGCCGGCCGAGATGCTCGTGAAGACGGGCGGCGGCTGCGTCGTGCGCTCCTCCGGCGAGCTCGCCGCGAAGCTCGAGGAGTGGCTCGAGTCCCCCGTGCGCAGGGCGGTCGCCGGCCAGGGCGCCAAGCTCGCCGCCGAGCAGTTCTCCGGCGCCACCCAACGGACGCTCGAGCATCTCGAACCGCTTCTGTCCATCAAGCCGTAG
- the ruvB gene encoding Holliday junction branch migration DNA helicase RuvB yields MTIERNPVLDGAPQPEEERVDLALRPKTLDEFTGQDKLKENLKVFIEAARRRKEPLDHALFYSPPGLGKTTLASILAREMGVNMRMTAGPVLERVGDLAALLTDLSEGDVLFIDEIHRLNRLVEEALYPVMEDFTFYITTGKGPAASTVRLAVPRFTLVGATTRAGLLTGPLRDRFGIIGQLVFYSLPELTSIVRRSAKLLGIRADADGAEEIARRSRGTPRIANRLLRRVRDFAEVKGDGVIRLDSARGALESLEVDATGLDAMDRRLLRTLIEKFSGGPVGVETLAVAVSEQVDTLTDVVEPYLIQAGFLQHTPRGRVATKRAFEHLGVPLPKRAGDLFL; encoded by the coding sequence GTGACCATCGAACGCAACCCCGTGCTCGACGGAGCGCCGCAGCCCGAGGAGGAGCGCGTCGACCTGGCCCTGCGGCCGAAGACGCTCGACGAGTTCACCGGCCAGGACAAGCTCAAGGAGAACCTCAAGGTCTTCATCGAGGCCGCGCGGCGGCGCAAGGAGCCGCTCGACCACGCGCTCTTCTACTCCCCCCCGGGTCTGGGCAAGACGACGCTGGCCTCGATCCTCGCCCGCGAGATGGGCGTGAACATGCGCATGACCGCGGGCCCCGTGCTCGAGCGCGTCGGCGACCTCGCGGCCCTCCTCACCGACCTCTCCGAAGGGGACGTCCTCTTCATCGACGAGATCCACCGTCTCAACCGGCTCGTCGAGGAGGCCCTCTACCCGGTGATGGAGGACTTCACCTTCTACATCACGACCGGCAAGGGCCCGGCCGCCTCCACCGTCCGCCTCGCGGTCCCGCGCTTCACCCTCGTCGGCGCGACAACGCGCGCCGGCCTGCTCACCGGTCCCCTGCGCGACCGCTTCGGCATCATCGGCCAGCTCGTCTTCTACTCGCTGCCCGAGCTCACCTCCATCGTGCGCCGCTCGGCGAAGCTCCTCGGCATCCGCGCCGACGCGGACGGGGCCGAGGAGATCGCGCGCCGCAGCCGCGGGACCCCGCGCATCGCCAACCGCCTCCTGCGGCGCGTGCGCGACTTCGCCGAGGTCAAGGGCGACGGGGTCATCCGGCTCGACTCCGCCCGCGGCGCCCTCGAGTCCCTCGAGGTCGACGCCACCGGCCTCGACGCGATGGACCGGCGCCTCCTGCGCACGCTCATCGAGAAGTTCTCCGGGGGTCCGGTCGGCGTGGAGACCCTCGCGGTCGCGGTCTCCGAGCAGGTCGACACGCTCACGGACGTGGTCGAGCCCTACCTCATCCAGGCGGGCTTCCTCCAGCACACCCCCCGCGGCCGCGTCGCCACCAAGCGCGCCTTCGAGCACCTCGGCGTCCCCCTCCCGAAGCGGGCCGGCGACCTGTTCCTGTGA
- the tgt gene encoding tRNA guanosine(34) transglycosylase Tgt — translation MSEPCFTETAKDPSSRARCGLLRTPHGEVETPVFMPVATQGTVKALAADDLDGLGAKAILANSYHLYLRPGAETVESAGGLHRFMDYGGAILTDSGGFQVFSLSPLRKVTEEGVTFASHHDGSKHVLTPESVIALQARLGSDIWTALDECVPWPCEDSAAREALRRTQRWAEASKEAVRRERERGKRSLFFPILQGGMVPELRRAAAEHLLSLEPDGFCLGGFSVGEDKSRTWDILETSTAALPGEKARYLMGMGAAEDLWEAVSRGVDMMDCVWPTRNARNGRVFTRTGWMNIKNAQFRRDERPIEEGCPCLACRRHTRAYLCHLYRCEELSVYRLLTLHNLHFTLGLMREIRESIRAGRFSEARRDFLSRYRQAPEVPPA, via the coding sequence ATGAGCGAGCCCTGCTTCACCGAGACCGCGAAGGACCCCTCGAGCCGCGCGCGCTGCGGGCTCCTGCGCACGCCCCACGGGGAGGTCGAGACCCCCGTCTTCATGCCCGTCGCCACCCAGGGCACCGTGAAGGCGCTCGCCGCCGACGACCTCGACGGGCTCGGCGCGAAGGCCATCCTCGCCAACTCCTATCACCTCTACCTGCGGCCCGGGGCCGAGACCGTCGAGAGCGCCGGAGGCCTGCACCGCTTCATGGACTACGGCGGCGCCATCCTCACCGACTCGGGCGGCTTCCAGGTCTTCAGCCTCTCCCCCCTGCGCAAGGTCACCGAGGAAGGAGTGACCTTCGCCTCCCACCACGACGGCTCGAAGCACGTCCTGACCCCGGAGAGCGTCATCGCGCTGCAGGCGCGGCTCGGCTCCGACATCTGGACGGCCCTCGACGAGTGCGTGCCCTGGCCCTGCGAGGACTCCGCCGCGCGCGAGGCCCTGCGCCGCACCCAGCGCTGGGCCGAGGCGTCCAAGGAGGCCGTCCGCCGCGAGCGCGAGCGCGGCAAGCGGTCTCTCTTCTTCCCCATCCTCCAGGGCGGGATGGTCCCCGAGCTGCGGCGCGCGGCCGCGGAGCATCTGCTCTCGCTGGAGCCCGACGGCTTCTGCCTCGGCGGCTTCTCGGTGGGCGAGGACAAGTCCCGGACCTGGGACATCCTCGAGACCTCCACGGCCGCCCTGCCGGGGGAGAAGGCCCGCTACCTCATGGGGATGGGCGCGGCCGAGGACCTCTGGGAGGCCGTCTCCCGGGGAGTCGACATGATGGACTGCGTCTGGCCGACGCGCAACGCGCGCAACGGGCGCGTCTTCACCCGCACGGGCTGGATGAACATCAAGAACGCCCAGTTCCGGCGCGACGAGCGGCCCATCGAGGAGGGCTGCCCCTGCCTCGCCTGCCGCCGTCACACGCGGGCCTACCTCTGCCACCTCTACCGCTGCGAGGAGCTCTCCGTCTACCGCCTCCTCACCCTCCACAACCTGCACTTCACCCTCGGGCTCATGCGCGAGATCCGCGAGAGCATCCGCGCCGGGCGCTTCTCCGAGGCCCGCCGCGACTTCCTGTCGCGCTATCGCCAGGCCCCCGAAGTCCCCCCCGCTTAG
- the yajC gene encoding preprotein translocase subunit YajC, with the protein MNPAAQPSPIMSMLPILAIFAIFYFLIIRPQQKQVKEHQKMLDALQRGDRVVTGGGIFGTVRGLRGLEVEVEIADKVVVTVARSTITKVVRPENAAVEAKAS; encoded by the coding sequence ATGAATCCAGCCGCCCAGCCGTCGCCGATCATGAGCATGCTCCCCATCCTCGCCATCTTCGCCATCTTCTACTTCCTCATCATCCGGCCCCAGCAGAAGCAGGTCAAAGAGCACCAGAAGATGCTCGACGCGCTCCAGCGCGGCGACCGCGTCGTCACCGGCGGCGGCATCTTCGGCACCGTGCGCGGCCTGCGCGGCCTCGAGGTCGAGGTCGAGATCGCCGACAAGGTCGTCGTGACCGTCGCCCGCTCGACGATCACCAAGGTCGTCCGCCCCGAGAACGCCGCCGTCGAAGCCAAGGCCTCCTGA